TCGCCTCCTTAGGCTTCTCCTTTTACGTCAATAATTTTTCCAATTACTCCGCAGTTTACGGAAGTCTCGGTACTATCGTGGTGGTTCTGTTATGGCTTTATATCAGTAGCATTATCATCATTGTGGGCGGCGAAGTTAATGTGGTTCTATCCAGACTTCGAAGAGAGTAACCTTCCTTTTACAATAGCTACAATCCAAAATTTCATAAAGAGCCTCTACTATTCTATCTAAAAAAAGGAAGAAAAGAGAATGAATCATCTCTTTTCTTCCTTTTTAATTTTGTTCCCTTGTGTTATAGGAATATTCTTATTTTTTTACAAACCTGCCACCTCTAAGATCGCCATAAAACCTGCAAGCACTAAAGCAAAGGGCAGGGTGTATTTAAAAGGGCTGCCTTTCATCCGATGAAATAAGGAAACTTCACTAAAATTATCATTTTCGATGAATTTTCTTTTCTTTAAGGTACTGTACATCGAGGCAAAGATTCCCGATCCTATAATGATACCCAGCATCCCACCAATAAGACCGTCTATATATCCATTTCCCACAGCTCCCGCGATGGTACCGGGACAATATCCGAGAATAGCAAATCCCACACCGAATATAAATCCTCCTACCACAGAGTTTTTTATGGAACCGGGTTTCGGATGGAGCTGGATTTTCCCCTTAGGATACCAATAGCTGATCCCCAACATGGTAACAATCACAGCGGAAAGCATAATCTTCAGTACCGTAAAATCGATTAATCTCAGCTGACCTAAAATCACATCATATTTCGTTACGCCTCCTTTTTGCAATAAAAATCCGAAGACGATACCGATTAAAAGACCGAGGAGCAGCTGGACTCTTTTGTTTTCATAGTGATTCTCCATAAACTTCCTCCCTCCTTATAGACTGTACTTAATCATTGCGGTGAGAATCCCTCCGATAAAAAAGGCAATGGCCGCCGCCCAACTGACAATAGAAAGCTGACTGGCGCCGCTGATTCCATGACCGCTGGTACAACCGCCCGCCCAGCGTGCTCCGACACCAAGGATAATCCCTCCGATTAAAGCCGTAATAAATCTGGGAAGAAAATTCGCAGAAAAGTTGGAGGCCCACATTTCCGGTACCAAGGTAATTTGAAAGTCACCGGATAAGTTGGCGGACAGAAAGGATCCGATTATAATCCCTCCAACCAACATCACTCCCCAGTCCACATCGGTTTTCTTCTTACTGTAATATTCATTTCTTTGAACCTTTTCCCGCTGAAATACTTTTCTAATCATTCCGCTTACTTTAAGATACGTGGTTGATGCCGCTAAGGGCTTGTTGGAAATCCTTAGGGCAATGATATTTAAAAGCCCGATTAGTGCTCCCACCACATAGGGAGACCACAGGGTCTCGGTAAAAATTCCCAAAATCCTTCCTCCTTTCACTCCTATAATTCTTGTAACAACTCCTACCGGAATCTCTTAGCTTCTTTTTATATATAAAAGAAATAAATCATCGTTACCAGAACCACTAAGAAAGCAAGGGTCATCAGACCTCCGGCTTTCATATAGTCTTTATTGCTATAGCCTCCGGGGCCCATGGTAAAGGCGTTCACCGGATGGGTTGGGAGAACAAAGGAATTATCCGTTCCCACGGCTACCAATAAGGCCAGGCCTCTGGGATCCAGTCCGAAATTCTCCGCAATAATCAACACTAAGGGAACCAATAACACCGTGGCGGCTACATTGGACATAAACAGGGAAAACAGAGTGGCCAGTAACGCAAGGGTGATTAATACAGGAATAACTCCCCATCCTCCTACAATACTCATCATCCAAGTTGCCGCAAGTTCCGCGCCACCGGTTTTTTCAAAGGCCAAACCCAGGGGAATCAGGCCCGCAAGTAAAAATACGGTTCGCCAGCCAATGGCTTGGTACAACTCTTCCTTGGGGACTACCCCTAAAATCACCATCAACAGTGCCCCGGTAAAAAAGCTTAAGGATAAGGAGAAACCGAAAAGCACCAGTACAATCCCAAGACCCATGGAAAACAGGGCATGGGGTTTTCGATCCTTTCCTTTTTCCTTCGGAGGCTTAACCTGGGTCATCACGACAAAATCGCTGGAGGACTTCATCTGATGCAAATCTTCCCACCGGCCAAAAACAATCATCTGTAAACCGGCTTCCATAGGTTTTTTCAGCAAGCTGGTTTTTTCTCCTTCATGATGAATGTACGCCACCGGTTCTACTTTAAAGTTCTTCCGAAGAGCAAACTCTCCCAGGGTTTTTCCGATGGCCCCAGAGCGGGGAGGCACAATGATTTCTGCAAATCCTGCATAGTCCTCTTGGGTCAGGTTGGAGAATTCCTCCAAGGCTTCTTTTTCCCTAAGCTTTTCATGTTCAATAAAAGCTTCGAGCTTCTCTTTTTCTCCCAGCAGTACCAGGCTTTGATTCTCTTTTAAGGTGGTCTTTCTCCAGGGAATGTAGGTTTTGCTGCCTTCCTGGGATATTCCCAGAATGTGCAGATCATACTTTTCCCAGATATCAATCTCTTCAATGTTTTTGCCTAGAATAGGACTTCCCTTTGGAATCGATACCTCCCGAAGTTCCCTTGGTAAATCATAGAGTTTTTGCAGATCCTTCTTCGACTCTTCCTTTTCATCCTCACTGGCTTTTGGCAGAATAAAATTGCCGAAGAAGTAGAAAAGTAAAATCCCGGTTGCAAGGAGCATCAACCCTATGGGCGTTACACTAAACAAATTAAAACCTTCATAACCCCCGTCCCCTAAGAGATCATTAAGGACAATCAGCGGTCCTGATGCCACCATGGTTAATGTTCCCCCTAGAATCGCCGCAAAACCCATGGGCATAATAAGTCTGCCGGCGGGAATATTCGCCTGTTTCCCTATTTTTCGAAGGGCCGGTAAAAAAAGAGCTGCGGCTCCGATATTTTGCATAAATGCGGAAAGAATTCCCACCGTCCCGGAAACCGATACCATAATCCTTTTCTCCTTGCTCCCTACGGTATCCGTGATTTTTTTAGCAAGGAGGTTCATCAGACCCGATCGGTCAATGCCATAACCTAAAATCATAACCCCCATAATGGCAATCACCGCATTGGATGAAAAACCGGAAAAAGCTTCTTCAATGGTAATGACCCCGGACCATGCAAGCAGAAGCATCACCAATATGGCCACGAGATCCGTCCGTAATTTTTCTGTGACAAATAAAACAACCGCCAAGATTAATATCCCATAGGTTATTGCAATTTCTTGAGTCATGTCATCCTCTCCCATAAACCATTTTCATCGACTCTTTTTTCTCTAGGTTCCTCTGAAAGAACTTATTTATTCAAAAGGGGCTTGAGGGTTAATAGACCCCCGGAAACCACTCTTCCGTCATAACCTTTACTCCTTAGAAAGGATGCCGCTGTTGCGGAGCGGTCTCCGGACCCACAGATAATGTAGATCGGTTGATTCTTCGGAAGTTTTTCATAGTCCTTATACAAGTTTTGTAGCGGAATATTAACTCGCTTTTCCGAAGGATCCTCGGGAGAAATATCCTCGGGCTTTCG
The window above is part of the Isachenkonia alkalipeptolytica genome. Proteins encoded here:
- a CDS encoding YeeE/YedE thiosulfate transporter family protein, which translates into the protein MENHYENKRVQLLLGLLIGIVFGFLLQKGGVTKYDVILGQLRLIDFTVLKIMLSAVIVTMLGISYWYPKGKIQLHPKPGSIKNSVVGGFIFGVGFAILGYCPGTIAGAVGNGYIDGLIGGMLGIIIGSGIFASMYSTLKKRKFIENDNFSEVSLFHRMKGSPFKYTLPFALVLAGFMAILEVAGL
- a CDS encoding YeeE/YedE thiosulfate transporter family protein, which codes for MGIFTETLWSPYVVGALIGLLNIIALRISNKPLAASTTYLKVSGMIRKVFQREKVQRNEYYSKKKTDVDWGVMLVGGIIIGSFLSANLSGDFQITLVPEMWASNFSANFLPRFITALIGGIILGVGARWAGGCTSGHGISGASQLSIVSWAAAIAFFIGGILTAMIKYSL
- a CDS encoding SLC13 family permease, which gives rise to MTQEIAITYGILILAVVLFVTEKLRTDLVAILVMLLLAWSGVITIEEAFSGFSSNAVIAIMGVMILGYGIDRSGLMNLLAKKITDTVGSKEKRIMVSVSGTVGILSAFMQNIGAAALFLPALRKIGKQANIPAGRLIMPMGFAAILGGTLTMVASGPLIVLNDLLGDGGYEGFNLFSVTPIGLMLLATGILLFYFFGNFILPKASEDEKEESKKDLQKLYDLPRELREVSIPKGSPILGKNIEEIDIWEKYDLHILGISQEGSKTYIPWRKTTLKENQSLVLLGEKEKLEAFIEHEKLREKEALEEFSNLTQEDYAGFAEIIVPPRSGAIGKTLGEFALRKNFKVEPVAYIHHEGEKTSLLKKPMEAGLQMIVFGRWEDLHQMKSSSDFVVMTQVKPPKEKGKDRKPHALFSMGLGIVLVLFGFSLSLSFFTGALLMVILGVVPKEELYQAIGWRTVFLLAGLIPLGLAFEKTGGAELAATWMMSIVGGWGVIPVLITLALLATLFSLFMSNVAATVLLVPLVLIIAENFGLDPRGLALLVAVGTDNSFVLPTHPVNAFTMGPGGYSNKDYMKAGGLMTLAFLVVLVTMIYFFYI